Within the Syntrophales bacterium genome, the region GTAAAAAAAGAGGGGTCCTGATGGAAGGGACGAACAAAACCGCCAGCCAGGTGAAGCGTGACGCCGCTATCTACGGGTGCGTGGAGTGCGGCCGCTGTGTGGGCGTCTGCCCCATGGCACAGATGTACAAAACCTTCTCCATCGTCATGTCGCCCCGGGGCATCATCAAGAGGGCCCTCATGGGGGAAGACCTGCTTCATGACAAGAACCTCTGGTATTGTACGGAATGCAATGCCGGTACCGATGTGTGCCCCCAGGGCGTAAGTTGTCGTGACCTGATCCGGGGTATGCGGAACATCGCCCTCAGGGAAGGGGCAGTGGACAGGATACGGGTCTGTGCTCACTGCGGTGACCGCTTCGTCGCCGTTCCCGTGGAAGACTTCGTTATCTCCCGTCTGGCCGGAGAGGTTCCCCGGGTGCTTGAGCTCCTGAAGGTATGCCCCGCCTGTCGACGGAACGTCTACGTGATACGGAACGCCTGACAGATTGGAGGGACGTACTTAACTTATTAACTTGTTCGTCTCTGATGCTGCATCATAACGTAAGTTAATAAGTTAAGTACGTCCCTATTCTTAAGGAAGTAAAACCGATGCCGGAACCAGTGAAACAACAGGACACCAT harbors:
- a CDS encoding 4Fe-4S dicluster domain-containing protein, whose translation is MEGTNKTASQVKRDAAIYGCVECGRCVGVCPMAQMYKTFSIVMSPRGIIKRALMGEDLLHDKNLWYCTECNAGTDVCPQGVSCRDLIRGMRNIALREGAVDRIRVCAHCGDRFVAVPVEDFVISRLAGEVPRVLELLKVCPACRRNVYVIRNA